A stretch of the Mesorhizobium sp. Pch-S genome encodes the following:
- a CDS encoding amino acid ABC transporter permease — protein MVVDFGFVLSVLLDGAKISVMIASGALALAICLGFMMASASFLLRSRLLDTLVAIYAETLRNIPSLIWLLLVYFGLAHVGIRLPPVPAATVGLGIIGSAVLVEVFTTAFRSVAAKQSEPARALGLSSILAFRLVIVPNSWRVSLPPVGNYALALVKDTTLAAAIAAPELMFQARMLVNRTFETGLIYGLAACIYLGIAFILFRLTRLVEQAAVQE, from the coding sequence ATGGTGGTCGACTTCGGCTTTGTCCTGTCGGTGCTGCTGGATGGCGCGAAAATCAGCGTCATGATCGCCTCCGGCGCGCTGGCCCTGGCGATTTGCCTCGGTTTCATGATGGCTTCGGCGAGTTTTCTGCTTCGGTCCAGGCTGCTTGATACACTCGTTGCGATCTATGCGGAGACGCTGCGCAACATACCCAGCCTTATCTGGCTGCTTCTCGTGTATTTTGGTCTGGCTCATGTCGGGATCCGGCTTCCGCCCGTGCCGGCAGCCACGGTCGGATTGGGCATCATAGGATCGGCGGTGCTTGTGGAAGTCTTTACCACGGCATTCCGGTCGGTGGCAGCGAAGCAGAGCGAGCCGGCTCGGGCGCTGGGCCTTTCGAGTATCCTCGCCTTTCGGTTGGTGATCGTCCCCAATTCCTGGCGCGTAAGTTTGCCACCGGTCGGCAACTATGCGCTCGCCCTCGTCAAGGACACCACGCTGGCCGCAGCGATCGCTGCGCCGGAGCTCATGTTCCAGGCGCGTATGCTGGTGAACCGCACATTCGAGACTGGACTGATCTATGGGCTCGCGGCGTGCATCTATCTTGGTATTGCCTTCATCCTGTTTCGCCTGACAAGACTGGTTGAACAGGCGGCGGTCCAGGAATGA
- a CDS encoding amino acid ABC transporter permease, producing the protein MNELALYFVDWGPRLFAAASLTLVLTAAGFCGAFLLGLALEAMRTSRSARLRDFVSWYVWVLRAIPLLIVLYMLYFVLPGIGLTLSPFLAGTLGLVLVHGAYLAEVLRAGMQTVEQGQWEAARALGLPRLLCLRFVVIPQAVRQMSGPLIIALISVLKDSSVCALIGVNELTLTARAIMSESFMPLHVFLFAGLFYLALGWPASLLARAVERRMNSLQGRQPQGLRPYRRPARLAELAR; encoded by the coding sequence ATGAACGAGCTGGCTCTCTATTTCGTCGACTGGGGTCCGCGCCTGTTCGCGGCCGCGTCTCTCACCCTCGTCTTGACCGCAGCCGGCTTTTGCGGCGCGTTTCTGCTCGGTCTTGCCCTGGAAGCGATGAGGACGTCCCGCAGCGCGAGGCTCCGCGACTTTGTCAGCTGGTATGTCTGGGTTCTGCGGGCCATTCCGCTGCTGATCGTTCTCTACATGCTCTATTTCGTCCTGCCCGGCATCGGCTTGACGCTGTCACCATTTCTTGCGGGCACGCTCGGCCTTGTCCTTGTGCACGGCGCCTATCTGGCGGAGGTGTTGCGAGCGGGAATGCAGACGGTAGAGCAGGGGCAGTGGGAGGCTGCGCGCGCCCTTGGACTGCCACGTCTGCTGTGCCTGCGGTTCGTTGTCATTCCCCAGGCCGTGCGCCAGATGTCGGGTCCCCTGATCATAGCCTTGATCTCGGTGCTGAAGGACAGCTCCGTCTGCGCGCTGATCGGCGTCAACGAACTCACCTTGACCGCGCGCGCGATCATGTCCGAGAGCTTCATGCCGCTGCATGTCTTCCTGTTCGCCGGCCTTTTCTACCTTGCGCTCGGCTGGCCGGCTTCACTGCTGGCGCGCGCCGTCGAACGGCGGATGAACAGCCTTCAGGGCCGGCAACCGCAAGGCCTGCGACCATACAGGCGGCCGGCGCGGCTGGCCGAGTTGGCGAGATGA
- a CDS encoding C45 family peptidase, with amino-acid sequence MTRASLPVMALRGTPYERGHQHGAAFERDIVSALDRLAKAFSARALRTARRTAEASWRTMTALAPAIAAEIEGMADGAGCAVEDIFLNIGFEFFGEPSPTGCSALAFNGGSGAVVGQNWDAPRGAKSGLVLFMHTGPDGFRLATVASRGTLGWVGQNGSGLVW; translated from the coding sequence ATGACACGGGCCTCACTTCCGGTCATGGCCCTGCGGGGCACGCCCTATGAGCGTGGCCATCAGCATGGCGCGGCGTTCGAGCGCGATATCGTCTCGGCTCTGGATCGGCTTGCAAAGGCTTTTTCGGCACGGGCCCTGCGCACGGCACGACGCACGGCGGAAGCGTCCTGGCGGACCATGACCGCTCTTGCGCCTGCCATCGCGGCCGAGATCGAGGGAATGGCCGACGGCGCAGGTTGCGCGGTCGAGGATATCTTCCTCAATATCGGTTTCGAGTTTTTTGGAGAGCCTTCGCCGACGGGCTGCAGCGCGCTCGCCTTCAACGGTGGGAGCGGTGCGGTTGTTGGCCAGAACTGGGATGCTCCGAGAGGCGCGAAATCCGGTCTGGTGCTGTTCATGCATACGGGTCCTGACGGATTTCGACTGGCCACGGTGGCCTCCAGGGGCACGCTGGGCTGGGTTGGCCAGAATGGCTCCGGGCTGGTCTGGTGA
- a CDS encoding alanine racemase: MTQAANVARYLPLDSAVLEVDLDAVRANYVVLTGLLGSDVITAAVVKSDAYGLGLEPIARTLWDVGCTSFFVANLEEALRLRAVCPFARIAVFHDDYVRFKRIYRLEDILPVINTAEEMDFHFRTAAADPYLLNVDTGFSRLGLSPSEVADFCRKGWFSKHPPRILISHLACSENASNTMNEVQKQRFETLRGLVRPVASSLVASAGAWLDRSFHFDLARIGSALFGLNNAGVHPNPLRCVLRLRARVLAVREVSAHEAVGYGATFRARRNSRIAIVGIGYAQGLPWACAGRISVRFGAHAAPVVGRISMEYVTVDVTDVPSELCGAGAWAQFLDDEFGVGDLATEIGVNAQEIVMRLGSGCLKRHRQDGNGETGPFDWPQSYPAPEMLGLPPSIGDRAVLGGI; the protein is encoded by the coding sequence ATGACGCAAGCCGCCAACGTTGCGCGATACCTGCCACTGGACAGTGCGGTCCTGGAGGTCGATCTGGATGCGGTGCGCGCCAACTACGTCGTTTTGACCGGTCTTCTGGGTTCCGACGTCATCACCGCTGCAGTGGTCAAGAGCGATGCCTACGGACTCGGCCTGGAGCCAATCGCCAGAACTTTGTGGGATGTGGGCTGCACGTCCTTTTTCGTCGCCAATCTGGAAGAAGCCCTGAGACTGCGTGCGGTCTGCCCGTTTGCCAGGATCGCTGTTTTCCATGACGACTATGTCCGCTTCAAGCGGATCTATCGTCTGGAGGACATCCTGCCGGTGATCAACACCGCGGAGGAGATGGACTTCCACTTCCGGACGGCCGCGGCCGATCCTTATCTGCTCAATGTCGACACCGGCTTCTCCCGGCTCGGCCTTTCCCCGTCGGAGGTTGCAGATTTCTGTAGGAAAGGATGGTTTTCCAAGCATCCGCCACGGATCCTGATCAGTCATCTGGCGTGCAGCGAAAACGCGTCGAACACCATGAATGAAGTGCAGAAACAACGATTTGAAACCTTGCGCGGACTGGTCCGGCCTGTGGCGAGCAGTCTGGTCGCGTCGGCGGGAGCGTGGCTCGACAGGTCGTTCCATTTCGATCTCGCCCGCATCGGGTCGGCCCTGTTCGGGCTCAACAATGCGGGTGTCCATCCCAATCCGCTGCGTTGCGTCCTGCGCCTGCGTGCCCGGGTGCTTGCGGTTCGGGAAGTCTCCGCGCACGAAGCCGTGGGATACGGGGCGACATTCCGGGCCCGTCGCAACAGCCGGATCGCGATCGTCGGCATCGGCTATGCCCAAGGCCTGCCTTGGGCCTGCGCCGGCAGAATTTCTGTTCGCTTCGGTGCCCACGCCGCTCCCGTCGTAGGGCGCATATCAATGGAGTACGTCACGGTCGACGTGACGGACGTGCCATCCGAGCTCTGCGGCGCTGGCGCTTGGGCGCAGTTCCTGGACGACGAATTCGGGGTTGGCGACCTTGCCACGGAGATCGGCGTCAATGCCCAGGAGATCGTCATGCGGCTGGGATCGGGTTGCCTCAAGCGCCATCGGCAGGATGGCAACGGGGAAACCGGACCGTTCGATTGGCCCCAGAGCTATCCTGCACCCGAAATGCTCGGGCTGCCGCCTTCAATCGGCGATCGCGCCGTCCTGGGCGGCATCTAG
- a CDS encoding DMT family transporter codes for MALAVLAAVFWSTGGLFSRLIAVDSWTLLFWRSTFSAVFVLMFLTLVLREPLSGIAGRLTPAAWLVAGMSSTAMVAFIFALRNTTVANVAVIHAGAPLIVAALSWVLLGDRPPSVALVAGVAAIAGAVLTVGASALSGGGFTGDFLALIMTLLMALMAIAMRGNERFPVAETLILSNILCAVAVLPFASPLAVAPKDMAWLASFGLVQMTLGFLTFGLSLRYLPARDAALIGAVETPIAPIWVWLAFHEVPARSTILGGSIILISVLAFLLSVDRKPASSYLSN; via the coding sequence GTGGCTCTGGCCGTTCTGGCTGCGGTGTTCTGGAGCACGGGTGGTCTATTCTCGCGGTTGATCGCGGTCGACAGCTGGACGTTGCTGTTCTGGCGCAGCACCTTCAGCGCGGTTTTCGTGCTGATGTTCCTGACGCTGGTGCTGCGAGAACCCCTGAGCGGCATCGCAGGCAGGCTCACACCCGCGGCATGGCTGGTTGCCGGCATGTCGTCGACGGCAATGGTTGCCTTCATCTTCGCGCTGCGGAACACGACGGTCGCAAATGTCGCGGTCATTCATGCCGGGGCGCCTCTGATCGTCGCGGCCCTTTCCTGGGTCCTGCTCGGCGACAGACCGCCATCGGTCGCGCTGGTGGCCGGGGTCGCTGCCATTGCGGGTGCCGTCCTGACCGTGGGGGCGTCGGCCCTTTCGGGAGGTGGTTTTACTGGTGATTTCCTGGCGCTGATCATGACGCTTCTTATGGCTCTTATGGCCATCGCCATGCGGGGGAACGAAAGGTTCCCGGTGGCTGAGACCCTGATCCTGTCCAACATATTGTGCGCGGTGGCCGTGTTGCCGTTCGCAAGCCCGCTCGCTGTCGCGCCGAAGGACATGGCCTGGCTGGCTTCATTCGGACTCGTGCAGATGACGCTCGGCTTCCTGACCTTCGGCCTGAGCCTGCGCTATCTGCCGGCGCGTGATGCCGCGCTTATCGGCGCCGTGGAGACCCCGATCGCACCGATCTGGGTCTGGCTGGCTTTCCACGAGGTGCCGGCGCGGTCCACCATACTCGGCGGTTCCATCATCCTTATCTCGGTTCTCGCCTTCCTGCTCAGCGTCGATCGCAAGCCGGCAAGTTCGTATCTGTCGAACTAG
- a CDS encoding LysR substrate-binding domain-containing protein — MDVRLIETYQAVMTYGTTSRAAEILGISQPAVSKAIMTLERSIGFQLFDREKGRMIPSAEGQLFFREVQISLAGLAKLRSAAARIRDYGSGDIRVACLSAFSTNLLPSAIARFRQRNPKVAVSFYVSGSSSIRDMVAANQLDIAITADEIDTNGLEAIPFAEIPATLAIPPGHPLARKDVVHPADLDRLPFVALAPEDTTRHEAEAIFAKYGVAPQVVVETAYSSTVCALVLAGLGCGIVDPVTATGYIERGVTLRPLVPSVSFRTLMLFPNQKRSRIVTEMADALTKERSKLVDARRS, encoded by the coding sequence ATGGATGTCCGGTTGATCGAAACTTATCAGGCCGTGATGACCTACGGCACGACCTCGCGGGCCGCTGAAATTCTGGGCATCTCTCAACCTGCGGTCAGCAAGGCGATCATGACGCTGGAGCGCTCCATCGGGTTCCAGCTGTTTGACAGGGAAAAAGGGCGAATGATCCCCTCGGCCGAGGGTCAACTTTTCTTTCGCGAGGTCCAGATATCCCTCGCAGGCCTTGCCAAGCTACGCAGCGCGGCAGCGCGCATTCGCGACTATGGCTCGGGCGACATCCGGGTGGCTTGCCTGTCGGCCTTCAGCACGAACTTGCTGCCAAGCGCCATAGCAAGGTTTCGTCAGAGAAATCCCAAGGTTGCCGTGTCGTTCTATGTGAGCGGATCCTCTTCGATACGGGACATGGTGGCAGCAAACCAGCTCGACATCGCGATCACTGCGGACGAGATAGACACGAACGGCCTGGAGGCGATTCCGTTTGCCGAAATTCCGGCTACCTTGGCCATCCCTCCAGGGCATCCCCTGGCCCGGAAAGATGTCGTGCATCCCGCCGACCTCGATCGCCTGCCCTTCGTTGCCCTCGCTCCGGAAGATACCACCCGCCACGAGGCCGAGGCCATATTCGCGAAGTACGGCGTGGCCCCGCAGGTGGTGGTGGAGACGGCATATTCGTCGACGGTCTGCGCATTGGTTCTGGCGGGCTTGGGCTGTGGCATCGTCGATCCCGTGACCGCCACGGGCTACATTGAACGTGGCGTCACGCTACGACCTTTGGTGCCGTCCGTAAGCTTCCGAACGCTGATGCTTTTTCCCAATCAGAAGAGATCGAGAATTGTCACCGAAATGGCCGACGCCTTGACAAAAGAGCGGTCGAAACTCGTTGACGCACGCCGGAGCTAG
- a CDS encoding aminotransferase class I/II-fold pyridoxal phosphate-dependent enzyme — MHDETRSVSKVPVSLAGYDSLTVPIHRASTIRYPDAASFAARFERDADGYVYGLYGTPTHRYLEKKITELEEGARTVLAPSGQAAVACTMLALAKSGERILIPDTVYGPVRDFATHELPALGIEAVFYDPLDLKELDGLINSSTRLVWAESPGSVTLEMQDVPAIVEMAHAHGVLVGCDNTWASPLNFRPLRHGADVVVEALSKHLSGHSDLILGSVTARDDSLGLKLKAAFGRLGIGTSPDDCALVARGIETLAVRLKRSSASGLEIAAWLARHPCVETVSHPALPEDPGHEIWQRDFSGACGVFTFTLKQRYADQAFSALDTLELISIGASWGGTKSLMAPTSVKALRSVRPWTGPDYLFRLSVGVEHPDDLRRDFERFFAALTLNAATAA; from the coding sequence ATGCATGATGAAACAAGGTCGGTGTCGAAGGTCCCGGTAAGTCTGGCTGGCTACGACAGTCTGACCGTGCCGATCCACCGTGCCTCGACGATCCGCTATCCGGACGCAGCGTCCTTTGCCGCCCGCTTCGAGCGCGATGCGGACGGGTATGTCTATGGGCTCTATGGCACGCCCACGCACCGCTATCTCGAAAAGAAGATTACCGAACTCGAAGAAGGTGCCCGCACCGTTCTGGCCCCTTCGGGGCAGGCTGCGGTTGCTTGCACGATGCTCGCTCTCGCAAAGTCGGGCGAAAGGATATTGATACCCGATACCGTCTACGGCCCAGTGCGCGATTTTGCGACGCATGAACTGCCGGCGCTTGGAATAGAGGCGGTTTTCTATGATCCTCTCGACCTGAAGGAACTCGACGGGCTCATCAACTCCTCGACGCGGCTGGTGTGGGCCGAGTCTCCCGGCTCTGTTACCCTGGAGATGCAGGACGTTCCGGCGATCGTCGAGATGGCGCATGCCCACGGCGTTCTCGTCGGCTGCGACAACACCTGGGCCTCGCCGCTCAACTTCAGGCCGTTGCGCCATGGCGCGGATGTCGTGGTGGAGGCGCTCAGCAAACATCTCTCTGGTCACTCCGATCTCATCCTGGGTTCAGTGACCGCCAGGGACGATTCCCTGGGTCTGAAGCTCAAGGCAGCTTTCGGGCGATTGGGCATCGGCACGTCACCAGACGATTGCGCGCTCGTTGCCCGCGGAATTGAAACGCTGGCGGTTCGTCTCAAGCGCTCCAGCGCTTCCGGACTTGAGATCGCTGCATGGCTCGCGAGACACCCCTGCGTGGAGACCGTGAGCCACCCGGCGCTGCCTGAAGATCCCGGTCATGAAATATGGCAGCGCGATTTCAGTGGCGCTTGCGGCGTGTTTACGTTCACGCTCAAGCAGCGATACGCCGACCAGGCGTTTTCTGCCCTGGATACGCTGGAACTGATATCCATCGGAGCCTCATGGGGAGGGACCAAAAGCCTCATGGCTCCGACCTCGGTAAAGGCGTTGCGGAGCGTGCGGCCCTGGACCGGCCCGGACTATCTGTTTCGCCTGAGTGTCGGCGTCGAGCATCCGGACGATCTCAGGAGGGATTTTGAACGCTTCTTCGCGGCGCTCACCTTGAATGCCGCAACCGCAGCATAA
- a CDS encoding ABC transporter substrate-binding protein, giving the protein MFGKTCRTVATSSTTLLVLLALGCAASAQAFDVSRIEADKELAGRVPDKVRQAGVLVGGSDNDYAPWEYLAGADGQTPEGIDIDIGNAIAARLGLKYESRTAQFTTILPALGTNYDIGMSAFSITEERKKVVNFVSYAETGNEWVIKAGNPTGFDPKNVCGRQIAVQSGSRHEEKLMEVNKACADSGGKEMAILPFKTQTEAVTRVATGGADATITGSATALYAAFKSNKTLETIRPVGDELNVRGLNGIAIAKKDMALTEVISDTLTTLIKDGTYNAILDSWGMGAVGVQKAEINPASDH; this is encoded by the coding sequence ATGTTTGGAAAGACTTGCCGGACTGTAGCGACGTCGAGCACAACGCTTCTCGTCCTGTTGGCGCTGGGGTGCGCCGCTTCGGCACAGGCCTTCGATGTATCGCGTATCGAGGCCGACAAGGAACTTGCGGGAAGAGTACCTGACAAGGTCCGTCAAGCCGGTGTGCTCGTCGGTGGTTCGGACAACGACTATGCGCCGTGGGAGTATCTTGCGGGGGCCGACGGTCAGACCCCTGAAGGCATCGACATTGACATCGGCAATGCCATCGCCGCCAGGCTGGGCCTGAAGTACGAATCCCGAACCGCGCAGTTCACCACCATCCTGCCGGCACTGGGGACCAACTACGACATCGGCATGTCGGCTTTCTCGATCACCGAGGAGCGCAAGAAGGTCGTCAATTTCGTTTCTTATGCCGAAACGGGCAACGAGTGGGTGATCAAAGCGGGCAACCCGACCGGTTTCGATCCGAAGAACGTCTGCGGTCGCCAGATCGCGGTGCAAAGCGGCAGCCGCCACGAGGAAAAGCTCATGGAGGTCAACAAGGCATGTGCCGACAGTGGCGGCAAGGAGATGGCCATTCTGCCTTTCAAGACACAGACAGAAGCCGTCACCCGTGTAGCCACCGGCGGTGCCGACGCGACGATTACAGGCAGTGCAACGGCACTTTATGCGGCATTCAAATCCAACAAGACGCTGGAAACCATCCGGCCGGTTGGCGACGAACTCAACGTGCGCGGTCTCAACGGCATCGCGATAGCCAAGAAGGACATGGCGCTGACCGAAGTCATATCCGACACGTTGACGACCTTGATCAAGGACGGCACCTACAATGCGATCCTGGACTCCTGGGGCATGGGGGCGGTCGGTGTTCAGAAGGCCGAGATCAATCCGGCATCGGATCACTGA
- a CDS encoding amino acid ABC transporter permease, with amino-acid sequence MVRNQVVPRRHPGRWVAVVLILIIAMQAVQGLATNPNFHWGTYYEYVFSPFVMRGVGWTLLLTVVAMAVAIPLALALVMMRESGNPILRSAAWCWVWFFRGTPVYTQLAFWGLFAVLFPRITLSVPFGPELISVDSRWIVTPAVAAIFGLGFNESAYLAEIFRAGFRAIDRGQSEAAQAIGMSQAKIWTRILIPQAMRTIIPPTGNETIGMLKMTSLVLAVPFTLDLMFATNAIANRTYLPVPLLLVAASWYLVITSVLMVGQYYLERYYGRGHDVIVVKGGPN; translated from the coding sequence GTGGTCCGCAACCAGGTGGTGCCAAGGCGCCATCCAGGGCGCTGGGTGGCCGTGGTCCTTATCCTGATCATCGCGATGCAGGCTGTGCAAGGCTTGGCAACGAACCCCAATTTCCACTGGGGTACCTACTACGAGTACGTCTTCTCGCCCTTTGTGATGCGCGGCGTCGGCTGGACGCTGCTGCTGACCGTCGTCGCCATGGCGGTCGCGATCCCGCTGGCCCTGGCTCTTGTCATGATGCGCGAGAGCGGAAATCCCATCCTTAGAAGCGCTGCCTGGTGTTGGGTGTGGTTCTTTCGGGGAACGCCGGTCTACACGCAGCTGGCATTCTGGGGCCTGTTCGCGGTGCTGTTTCCGCGCATTACGCTTTCCGTGCCCTTCGGTCCGGAACTGATCAGCGTCGACAGCCGCTGGATCGTGACTCCGGCAGTTGCCGCCATTTTTGGACTGGGTTTCAACGAGAGCGCATATCTCGCCGAGATATTCAGGGCTGGCTTCCGCGCCATAGACCGCGGGCAGAGCGAGGCAGCCCAGGCCATCGGCATGTCGCAGGCCAAGATCTGGACCCGAATCCTGATCCCTCAGGCCATGCGGACCATCATTCCCCCTACGGGCAACGAAACCATCGGTATGCTGAAAATGACATCGCTGGTGCTGGCAGTGCCATTCACGCTCGACTTGATGTTCGCGACCAATGCCATCGCCAATCGTACCTATCTGCCGGTGCCGCTGCTCCTGGTTGCCGCCTCATGGTATCTGGTCATCACATCGGTGCTGATGGTCGGGCAGTACTATCTGGAGCGCTACTACGGCCGCGGCCATGACGTGATCGTCGTCAAGGGAGGGCCGAACTGA
- a CDS encoding amino acid ABC transporter ATP-binding protein, whose protein sequence is MHGISVAPAVELLGIHKFYGDFHALRGVDLSIARGEVCVAIGPSGSGKSTLLRCINQLEMISAGRVRLSGVLQGYRELDGRLHELSQRQISEQRRRTGMVFQRFNLFPHMTALQNVIEGPVQVKRQPGRQARERGMALLERVGLAGLGDRYPNQLSGGQQQRVAIARALAMDPEVMLFDEPTSALDPELVGEVLDVIKDLARTGMTMMLVTHEIGFAREVADHLIFMDNGIVVESGKPRDILTNAREARTQAFLSKVL, encoded by the coding sequence ATGCATGGGATATCAGTCGCACCCGCCGTCGAACTTCTTGGCATCCACAAGTTCTACGGAGACTTTCACGCCTTGCGTGGCGTGGACCTCAGCATCGCCAGAGGCGAGGTCTGCGTTGCCATCGGTCCGTCCGGATCGGGAAAGTCCACCTTGCTGCGTTGCATAAACCAGCTTGAGATGATCTCGGCCGGTCGGGTCCGCCTGAGCGGTGTTCTTCAGGGATACCGGGAGCTCGATGGCAGGTTGCATGAACTGTCGCAGCGCCAGATTTCCGAACAGCGCCGTCGTACAGGCATGGTCTTCCAGCGTTTCAATCTGTTTCCGCACATGACCGCGCTTCAGAACGTGATCGAGGGGCCGGTGCAAGTGAAACGCCAGCCCGGAAGGCAGGCGAGGGAGCGCGGGATGGCCTTGCTGGAGCGCGTGGGTTTGGCTGGCCTCGGAGATCGTTATCCAAATCAGCTGTCGGGTGGCCAGCAGCAGCGCGTGGCCATCGCCCGCGCCCTGGCTATGGATCCGGAGGTCATGCTGTTCGACGAACCCACCTCCGCGCTCGATCCGGAACTGGTTGGCGAGGTGCTCGACGTTATCAAGGATCTGGCACGCACCGGCATGACGATGATGCTGGTGACGCATGAGATCGGGTTCGCCAGGGAAGTCGCCGATCATCTCATCTTCATGGACAACGGCATCGTGGTGGAGAGCGGCAAGCCACGGGACATTCTTACCAACGCGCGGGAGGCCCGCACACAAGCCTTCCTCTCCAAGGTCCTTTAA
- a CDS encoding M20/M25/M40 family metallo-hydrolase, translating into MRSIDAVLDQVDANLAASVDKFVRFLAFPSVSSQLDGKEGIAACARWLRSELEGLGLEARIVRTSGHPVVMGTSRTANGNLRVLLYGHYDVQPAEPLDAWATPPFEPAFRDEDGLRRIYARGASDSKSQVWSFIEALRAWKETEGAIPVDVTVLLEGEEETGSPSLPAFVDAYRDELACDVAYISDSDMWSPTRPAITTRLKGLLHEKITIVAPNRDLHSGQFGNVAVNPLRVLTKVLASIHDEQGQVTIDGFYDGVMPLPKVLREQWAALSLDEALAGVSVTGGPDEAGYGTIESMWGRPAIDFNGIVGGNTGPGERSVLPLSASARLSFRLVGEQKPEHIRAIFRNFVESRLPPGCRVEFEGGGGNAAVSVNEKSPYLVATGRALDAEWPERTLIKGTGGTVPLVRLLTDRLGVDCIVTGFILPDDAIHGPNEHYDVERLRKGTRSWVRILSELGQEQSC; encoded by the coding sequence ATGAGAAGCATCGACGCGGTCCTCGATCAGGTGGACGCCAACCTCGCTGCCTCTGTCGACAAGTTCGTGCGATTCCTTGCGTTCCCGTCCGTCTCCAGCCAGCTGGACGGCAAGGAAGGGATCGCGGCATGCGCGAGATGGCTCAGATCCGAGTTGGAGGGCCTGGGCCTAGAGGCGCGGATCGTCAGGACAAGTGGTCATCCGGTAGTCATGGGGACGTCGCGGACGGCAAACGGGAACCTCAGGGTCCTGCTCTATGGTCATTACGACGTGCAGCCGGCGGAGCCGCTCGATGCCTGGGCAACGCCGCCTTTCGAGCCGGCGTTCAGGGACGAAGACGGCCTGAGGCGGATCTATGCGCGCGGTGCATCGGACAGCAAAAGCCAGGTCTGGTCCTTCATCGAAGCCCTTCGCGCCTGGAAGGAGACGGAGGGCGCGATACCGGTCGACGTGACTGTCCTGCTGGAGGGGGAGGAGGAGACCGGTTCGCCAAGCCTTCCTGCCTTTGTCGATGCTTATCGCGATGAGCTTGCCTGCGACGTGGCCTATATCAGCGACAGCGACATGTGGTCCCCGACCAGGCCCGCCATCACAACGCGTCTGAAGGGACTGCTGCACGAAAAGATCACGATCGTTGCACCAAACAGGGACCTTCATTCCGGCCAGTTCGGCAATGTGGCAGTGAATCCCTTGCGTGTTCTCACCAAGGTTCTCGCCTCCATTCATGACGAGCAAGGACAGGTGACCATCGATGGCTTCTATGATGGCGTAATGCCTCTGCCGAAGGTTTTGCGAGAGCAATGGGCCGCTCTGTCTCTCGATGAGGCTCTTGCCGGCGTGTCAGTCACCGGAGGTCCCGACGAAGCTGGATACGGAACGATCGAGTCGATGTGGGGGCGTCCCGCTATAGATTTCAATGGCATTGTGGGCGGGAATACTGGCCCCGGCGAGCGATCCGTTCTCCCTTTGTCAGCTTCGGCGCGGCTGTCGTTTCGCCTCGTTGGCGAGCAGAAGCCGGAGCACATCAGAGCGATCTTCAGAAACTTCGTGGAAAGCCGCCTTCCGCCCGGGTGCCGTGTCGAATTCGAGGGAGGTGGGGGCAACGCGGCGGTGTCTGTGAATGAGAAGAGTCCTTACCTGGTGGCCACCGGACGAGCACTTGACGCTGAATGGCCGGAGCGGACCCTGATCAAAGGAACCGGCGGGACCGTTCCACTCGTCAGACTGCTAACTGACCGACTTGGCGTGGATTGCATCGTCACCGGCTTCATTCTGCCGGACGACGCTATCCATGGTCCCAACGAGCACTACGACGTGGAGCGACTCCGCAAGGGGACACGCAGTTGGGTGCGTATCCTGTCGGAACTGGGACAGGAACAATCGTGTTGA